The segment GGGTCTGGCACAGAGACGGCAACGGGCATCAACCGGGTCCGACCGCTCGCGCATCGTCGGAAAAATGCTGCTCCAACTCTCTATCTGAAAGGTTTCACCATGCCCGTATTGTCCACTCGCATCACATCAATCAACGGCGGTGGTTCTGACGGGTGGGACGTGTTCAACCGCGCGCGCGCGATGATCGCCGCGGGGATTGATGTGACCGAACTGACCATCGGCGAACATGATATCCGTACCGACCCCGCGATCCTGAACGCAATGCATGCATCGGCGTTGAACGGGCATACCGGCTATGCTGCGGTGCCGGGTACGAACGCCTTGCGCGACGCTGTCGCCACGCGCCTGACCCGGCAGACCGGAGTGGCCACCAACCGCGACAACGTGCTGATCACACCAGGCGGACAGGCGGCGCTGTTTGCGGCCCATGTCGCGGCCTGCTCTGCGGGCGATACGGCACTTTTTGTCGATCCGTTTTATGCCACCTATCCCGGCTCGATCCGCGCCGCCGGGGCGATACCGCAGGCGATCACCACACGGGCACGCGATCGTTTCCTGCCGCAGCGCGATGCCCTCGCGCTGGCCGCCATCGGGGCTGCGTCGCTGCTTATCAACACACCGAACAACCCGACCGGCACAGTTTATCCCCGTGAAACGCTGGACGACATTGCGACGGTTGTCCGCGATCACGATCTTTGGCTGATCTCGGACGAGGTGTATGACACCCAGGTCTGGGACGGCAGCCACATCTCGCCCCGCGCGCTACCGAGAATGGCCGAGCGCACGCTGGTCATCGG is part of the Puniceibacterium sp. IMCC21224 genome and harbors:
- a CDS encoding pyridoxal phosphate-dependent aminotransferase; protein product: MPVLSTRITSINGGGSDGWDVFNRARAMIAAGIDVTELTIGEHDIRTDPAILNAMHASALNGHTGYAAVPGTNALRDAVATRLTRQTGVATNRDNVLITPGGQAALFAAHVAACSAGDTALFVDPFYATYPGSIRAAGAIPQAITTRARDRFLPQRDALALAAIGAASLLINTPNNPTGTVYPRETLDDIATVVRDHDLWLISDEVYDTQVWDGSHISPRALPRMAERTLVIGSMSKSHAMTGSRLGWIVAPEAVITPLIDLATNTTYGVPGYIQDAALFALEQGSTLEEAVAAPFRRRRMLAQQILGAQSVVGQIPSQGAMYVMLDIRATALSGESFANALLDTHHIAVMPGESFGASAAGHVRVALTVADDALAQALGTLCEFAAERATAR